The following are from one region of the Erwinia billingiae Eb661 genome:
- the cydB gene encoding cytochrome d ubiquinol oxidase subunit II — translation MITYELLRFVWWALIGVLLIGFAVADGFDMGVGMLTRILGRTDTERRIMINSIAPHWDGNQVWLITAGGALFAAWPTVYAAAFSGFYVAMILVLASLFFRPIGFDYRSKLEDNRWRGMWDWAIFIGSFVPPLVIGVAFGNLLQGVPFHMDEYLRLFYTGNFFQLLNPFALLAGIVSLTMILTQGATYLQMRTVGELHVRSRLAAQISALVMVVCFVLAGVWVMYGIDGYAVTSVLDHNAASNPLGKEVVREAGAWMVNFNKTPLLWIIPALGVVLPLLTILCSRLEKGAWAFVFSSLTLACVILTAGVAMFPFIMPSSTMPNMSLTMWDSTSSLLTLKIMTVAAIIFVPIILAYTTWCYYKMFGRLTKEQIENNTHSLY, via the coding sequence ATGATCACTTATGAACTGCTGCGTTTCGTCTGGTGGGCACTGATTGGCGTGTTGCTGATTGGCTTCGCCGTTGCCGACGGATTCGATATGGGCGTGGGCATGCTGACCCGCATTCTTGGGCGCACCGATACTGAACGTCGCATTATGATCAACAGCATCGCGCCACACTGGGACGGTAACCAGGTCTGGCTGATCACCGCCGGTGGGGCGCTGTTTGCCGCCTGGCCAACGGTGTATGCCGCTGCGTTCTCCGGCTTCTACGTGGCGATGATTCTGGTGCTCGCTTCGCTGTTCTTCCGGCCAATCGGCTTTGACTACCGTTCAAAACTGGAAGACAACCGCTGGCGTGGCATGTGGGACTGGGCGATCTTTATCGGCAGCTTTGTGCCACCGTTAGTGATTGGCGTGGCCTTCGGCAATCTGCTGCAGGGCGTGCCGTTCCATATGGATGAGTATCTGCGCCTGTTCTATACCGGCAACTTCTTCCAGCTGCTGAATCCGTTTGCGCTGCTGGCCGGGATTGTCAGCCTGACCATGATCCTCACGCAGGGTGCGACCTATCTGCAGATGCGTACCGTCGGCGAGCTGCATGTACGTTCACGCCTTGCTGCGCAGATCTCGGCATTGGTGATGGTTGTGTGCTTCGTACTGGCCGGCGTCTGGGTGATGTATGGCATCGACGGCTATGCCGTCACCAGCGTGCTGGATCACAACGCGGCTTCAAACCCATTGGGCAAAGAAGTGGTGCGTGAAGCGGGTGCCTGGATGGTCAACTTTAACAAGACACCGCTGCTGTGGATTATTCCCGCGCTGGGCGTGGTGCTGCCGCTGTTGACCATTCTCTGTTCGCGACTGGAAAAAGGGGCCTGGGCGTTTGTCTTCTCTTCCTTAACGCTGGCCTGTGTGATCCTCACTGCGGGTGTTGCCATGTTCCCGTTCATCATGCCGTCCAGCACGATGCCGAATATGAGCCTGACCATGTGGGACAGCACCTCCAGCCTGTTGACGCTGAAAATCATGACCGTTGCCGCCATTATCTTCGTGCCAATTATCCTGGCCTACACAACCTGGTGTTACTACAAAATGTTCGGTCGTCTGACCAAAGAGCAGATTGAAAACAACACCCATTCTCTCTATTAA
- the cydX gene encoding cytochrome bd-I oxidase subunit CydX, with amino-acid sequence MWYFAWILGTLLACAFGIITALAIEHIEDSEVKEKR; translated from the coding sequence ATGTGGTATTTTGCCTGGATCCTCGGCACCTTGCTGGCCTGCGCGTTCGGCATTATTACAGCGCTGGCAATTGAGCATATCGAAGACAGTGAAGTGAAAGAGAAACGCTGA